The following are encoded in a window of uncultured Sphaerochaeta sp. genomic DNA:
- a CDS encoding AGE family epimerase/isomerase, with amino-acid sequence MDIVGQVNTWKEEMERHLHDELLPFWLDRVWDSDWGGYLTQWDAEGKDSGVDEKSLLAHMRTIYSLSLACSLNHDLDGRCATLAKKGVYFAIEHYWDPVHEGFFWLFNRKNEVLIDKKIVYGHSFAIYALSTYAKTFDDPIALEYAEKCFNLLQIYAAETSYGGYWEMFERDWTLSSGGSGGGDRKTLDVHMHLMEAYTALYNASGKAIHRRKLEEIIDLINTRILHPVHKTGIPQFNCDWSVAPQIKFDIIWGWDRFSDDSGAKPNALDNTSYGHNVEFFWLLSDALRVLGKSIQPYEPMFVKLLDHAVSYGIDREYGGVYVEGSLDGSVVYDDCKEFWQQAEFLIGMLDAYLTFGDEKFLEAYKNVHAFVFEKMIQHDLGEWLALLKRDGTPIWTHMSHSWKVNYHTIRSATLSLQRMDQILLRLQ; translated from the coding sequence ATGGACATTGTTGGACAAGTAAATACTTGGAAAGAAGAAATGGAGAGACATCTCCATGATGAGTTGCTCCCATTCTGGCTTGATCGAGTTTGGGATTCTGATTGGGGTGGCTATCTAACCCAGTGGGACGCTGAAGGCAAGGATTCAGGAGTTGATGAGAAATCATTGCTTGCCCATATGCGTACTATCTATTCTCTTTCTCTTGCCTGTTCCCTGAATCATGACCTTGATGGACGTTGTGCAACATTGGCAAAGAAAGGTGTCTACTTTGCGATAGAACACTATTGGGACCCTGTACATGAAGGATTCTTCTGGCTGTTCAACCGGAAGAATGAGGTTCTCATTGATAAGAAAATCGTGTACGGCCACTCCTTCGCAATCTATGCGTTAAGCACGTATGCCAAAACTTTCGATGATCCAATTGCTTTGGAGTATGCAGAGAAGTGTTTTAATCTTCTCCAAATCTATGCTGCAGAGACTTCCTATGGTGGGTATTGGGAAATGTTTGAACGTGACTGGACCCTCTCATCAGGAGGTAGCGGTGGAGGAGACCGAAAAACTCTTGATGTTCACATGCATCTTATGGAAGCCTACACCGCATTGTACAATGCAAGTGGAAAGGCTATCCATCGAAGAAAGCTGGAAGAGATCATTGACTTGATCAATACAAGGATCTTGCATCCAGTTCACAAGACTGGAATCCCCCAATTCAATTGTGATTGGTCGGTAGCTCCGCAGATCAAATTTGACATCATTTGGGGTTGGGATCGTTTCTCAGATGATTCAGGTGCAAAACCTAATGCCCTTGATAATACGTCCTACGGGCATAACGTAGAGTTCTTCTGGTTGCTGAGTGATGCTCTTCGAGTACTTGGAAAATCCATACAGCCATATGAACCTATGTTTGTCAAACTACTGGATCATGCAGTTTCCTATGGTATCGATCGTGAATACGGTGGAGTCTACGTGGAAGGTTCACTGGATGGGTCTGTGGTATATGACGATTGTAAGGAGTTCTGGCAGCAAGCAGAGTTCTTGATTGGGATGCTTGATGCATATCTCACTTTCGGTGATGAGAAATTCCTGGAGGCATATAAAAACGTTCATGCTTTCGTATTTGAAAAGATGATACAGCATGATTTGGGTGAATGGCTTGCCCTCCTGAAACGAGATGGAACACCTATTTGGACTCATATGAGTCATTCCTGGAAAGTCAATTATCACACGATTCGCTCTGCTACGCTAAGTTTACAGAGGATGGATCAGATACTGTTACGTTTGCAATGA
- a CDS encoding PfkB family carbohydrate kinase, whose protein sequence is MNGILGNNIDIRQVIARNAGRPISIAIIGDLCLDLAYQVTTEQAEISVETGLQTYSVLNSKPELGGACNVAVNCKTLGADRVDIYGIVGSDFFGDLLISLLQKHDIQTEGVVHQEDTWATHVYHKVFEKGVEHPRFDSGNFNTPTEASIIGLLSTLRKKLSEYDAVIINEQVPRGLHSESFQKALNEVIESTVSDSGVRWFADCRKLNDIYRNTIHKLNEQEGRLLYGSECTLDRQELAIWLAKYFKQPIVLTLGPDGAIAVDEKEAIQAFPGIHFAGQIDAVGAGDAFLAGLVVAGAWGANLAEAAYIGNICAGVSLKVLYECGHPSADEVISLSEKADWRYNPEIADDERKALYWKDTPLEIIKPSQMNGFPKVAIFDHDGTISTLRQGWETVMEQSMLTAIAGEAYSSLSSKDIQSLRNDIHAFIDRTTGIQTIEQMHYLVELVRHYGYIPEKEVLTALQYKELYNKELLAMVDKKAVEIRARRLDATDVTIKGSIDFLRFLSSHGTELYLASGTDVDDVKREAELLGYANYFEGRIFGSVGDVSNDPKRLVIQQIIETRLNEDYESCVVFGDGPVEMREAKRHGLLAVGLLSDEVRRYGLNMKKRSRLVLGGADLLLPDFSHASTLSKYLGWEVK, encoded by the coding sequence GTGAACGGAATTTTAGGAAATAACATTGATATCCGCCAGGTGATTGCCCGTAATGCAGGGCGACCAATATCTATTGCGATTATTGGCGACCTGTGTCTTGATCTTGCTTATCAGGTAACGACTGAACAGGCTGAAATATCGGTAGAAACTGGCTTGCAAACTTATTCAGTCCTCAACTCAAAGCCCGAGCTTGGAGGAGCCTGCAATGTTGCTGTAAATTGCAAAACCCTCGGGGCTGATCGTGTTGATATCTATGGAATCGTAGGTTCTGACTTTTTTGGTGATTTGCTGATTTCCCTGTTGCAGAAACATGATATCCAAACAGAAGGGGTTGTTCATCAGGAAGATACATGGGCAACACATGTATACCATAAGGTCTTTGAGAAAGGAGTAGAACATCCTCGTTTTGATAGTGGTAATTTCAACACCCCAACTGAAGCAAGTATCATAGGTCTTCTCTCTACCCTGAGAAAAAAACTATCTGAATATGATGCAGTCATCATCAATGAGCAAGTACCTCGTGGACTCCATAGTGAGTCTTTCCAAAAAGCTCTGAATGAGGTCATCGAAAGTACTGTTTCTGATTCCGGGGTTCGATGGTTTGCAGACTGCAGGAAATTGAATGATATTTACAGGAATACTATCCACAAGCTCAATGAACAGGAAGGACGCCTTCTCTACGGCTCTGAATGTACATTAGACAGACAGGAATTGGCGATCTGGTTGGCCAAATATTTCAAGCAACCAATTGTCCTAACCCTTGGTCCTGATGGGGCTATTGCTGTAGATGAAAAAGAGGCAATCCAGGCATTCCCTGGTATCCATTTTGCTGGACAAATCGATGCAGTCGGTGCAGGTGACGCTTTCCTGGCCGGATTGGTAGTGGCTGGGGCCTGGGGCGCCAATTTAGCGGAAGCTGCCTACATCGGTAATATATGTGCGGGGGTTTCGCTGAAAGTTCTCTATGAATGTGGTCACCCATCAGCCGATGAGGTTATCTCGTTATCTGAGAAAGCTGATTGGCGTTATAATCCTGAAATTGCAGATGATGAGAGGAAAGCTCTGTATTGGAAGGATACACCGCTTGAAATAATAAAGCCTTCACAAATGAATGGATTCCCCAAGGTGGCGATATTCGACCATGATGGAACAATCTCAACTTTACGACAGGGCTGGGAAACAGTCATGGAGCAGAGCATGCTCACTGCAATAGCAGGAGAAGCTTACAGCTCCCTGTCCAGTAAGGACATCCAATCACTCAGGAATGATATACATGCTTTCATTGATCGTACCACTGGCATCCAAACAATCGAGCAAATGCATTACTTGGTTGAACTGGTGCGTCATTATGGGTACATTCCTGAGAAGGAAGTGCTTACGGCATTGCAATATAAAGAACTTTATAATAAAGAATTGTTGGCAATGGTTGACAAGAAAGCCGTTGAGATTCGTGCCCGGCGGCTTGATGCCACTGACGTTACTATCAAAGGATCGATAGATTTCTTGCGATTTCTCTCTTCACATGGTACAGAACTCTATCTTGCAAGTGGTACTGATGTTGATGATGTAAAGCGTGAAGCAGAACTACTTGGCTATGCAAACTACTTTGAAGGCCGAATTTTTGGCTCGGTCGGAGATGTCTCGAATGACCCTAAACGGTTGGTGATTCAGCAAATCATTGAAACACGGTTGAACGAAGACTATGAGTCATGTGTAGTCTTCGGAGATGGTCCAGTTGAGATGCGTGAGGCTAAGCGCCACGGCTTGCTAGCAGTGGGGTTGTTGAGTGATGAAGTCCGCCGTTACGGTTTGAATATGAAGAAAAGGAGCCGTCTAGTCTTGGGTGGAGCTGACCTTCTGCTTCCTGATTTTTCTCATGCCTCTACCTTGAGTAAATACCTCGGTTGGGAGGTGAAGTGA
- a CDS encoding ABC transporter substrate-binding protein — MKKRIMVGLLVALMATTMIFAQGAAEAKAESNTLEIFSWWTAGGEADGLEAMYNEFDRQYPGIEIINATVAGGAGTNAKAVLATRMQGGNPPDSFQVHAGHELIDTWVVSGFMEPITFVLEDAGYMDKFPADVIDIISYEGEVYSIPVNIHRSNVMWYSPKLFAQFNLQPPKTMADFFRVAEVFKANGIPALALGDNEIWAATHLLESVILANVGPDKYNALWEGKVKWNDAQVRNALNDFAKMMGYINRDHAALANMDAAGYVAEGKAAMNVMGDWAAGYYYSQGFKQGEDWDWVPTPGTSGNFIMLSDSFGLPKNAPNRDNVIKWLTLCASQEGQDAFNPIKGSIPARIDGDRSKYDRYLNAAMDDFASDAIVPSVAHGAAISEPWLTRINDIMSVFVTDLNVDKAITEFQAAADRYAPK, encoded by the coding sequence ATGAAAAAAAGAATCATGGTTGGTCTGTTGGTAGCCTTAATGGCAACCACGATGATCTTCGCGCAGGGTGCAGCTGAAGCCAAGGCTGAAAGCAATACCCTGGAGATTTTTAGTTGGTGGACCGCTGGTGGTGAGGCTGATGGCTTGGAGGCGATGTACAATGAGTTTGATCGCCAGTATCCAGGCATCGAAATCATCAATGCTACTGTTGCTGGAGGTGCAGGAACCAATGCAAAGGCTGTTCTTGCTACCCGTATGCAGGGTGGGAATCCTCCCGATTCATTCCAGGTTCATGCCGGTCACGAATTGATTGATACCTGGGTAGTCTCTGGATTCATGGAACCCATTACCTTCGTATTGGAAGATGCAGGGTACATGGATAAGTTCCCTGCGGATGTAATCGACATCATCTCTTACGAAGGTGAGGTCTATAGTATTCCCGTGAACATCCACCGTTCGAATGTAATGTGGTATAGTCCGAAGCTGTTTGCACAGTTCAATCTGCAACCACCAAAGACCATGGCTGACTTCTTCCGTGTTGCAGAAGTCTTCAAGGCGAATGGAATTCCAGCTCTTGCTCTTGGTGATAATGAGATTTGGGCTGCTACACACCTGCTTGAAAGCGTAATTCTCGCAAATGTTGGACCAGATAAGTACAATGCACTTTGGGAAGGCAAGGTGAAGTGGAATGATGCTCAGGTGCGCAATGCTCTGAATGATTTTGCCAAGATGATGGGATATATCAACCGCGACCACGCTGCTCTTGCAAACATGGATGCTGCAGGCTATGTAGCTGAAGGCAAAGCTGCCATGAACGTCATGGGCGACTGGGCTGCAGGTTATTATTACTCCCAGGGATTTAAGCAGGGCGAGGATTGGGATTGGGTTCCTACTCCTGGTACTTCAGGCAACTTCATCATGCTAAGTGACTCCTTTGGCTTGCCGAAGAATGCTCCCAACAGAGACAATGTCATCAAGTGGTTGACACTTTGTGCATCACAAGAGGGTCAGGATGCCTTCAATCCTATCAAGGGATCCATTCCTGCCCGCATCGATGGTGACCGTTCCAAGTATGACCGCTATTTGAATGCTGCCATGGACGATTTCGCATCCGATGCAATCGTACCTAGTGTTGCACACGGTGCTGCTATTTCTGAGCCTTGGCTCACTCGTATCAACGATATCATGAGTGTTTTTGTAACTGACTTGAACGTTGATAAGGCAATCACTGAGTTCCAGGCTGCTGCTGACCGATACGCACCTAAATAA
- a CDS encoding sugar ABC transporter permease has translation MYCAKKDRRLAVLILLPMLLLLFIFVYGFIAWSFRISFTDWNSILPNMTSVGFENYQRLFDSQRFQTDIRNTIFFTLFFLVICIVGGFFLSYLLYSKLRGESFLRTIYLFPLSLSFVVTGVLWRWIFSPEVGVNSLFRMMGFEATFGWFTSTHSIAGFNVALIALIIAASWQYLGYTMAMFLAGLRGIPDQLIESAQIDGAGELATMWYVILPIIKPITFSAMIVLGHISLKIFDLAYAMTGKGPAFVTDFPGLFMFETTFRGNHYAEGAAISIIMLILVAVVIVPYLISTLRGDSE, from the coding sequence ATGTACTGTGCAAAGAAAGACCGCAGACTTGCAGTGTTGATCCTGTTGCCCATGCTTCTCTTGCTGTTCATTTTTGTCTATGGCTTTATTGCATGGTCATTTAGGATTTCTTTCACTGATTGGAACAGCATTCTTCCAAACATGACCTCAGTAGGGTTTGAGAATTATCAAAGGTTGTTTGATTCACAGCGGTTTCAGACCGATATCCGTAATACAATCTTCTTTACGCTGTTCTTCCTTGTTATTTGTATCGTAGGTGGTTTTTTTCTCAGCTATCTACTCTATTCCAAATTACGGGGTGAGTCGTTCTTGCGAACGATATATCTATTTCCCCTTTCTCTGTCATTTGTTGTAACTGGTGTCCTCTGGCGTTGGATTTTCAGCCCTGAGGTAGGAGTAAACTCTCTATTCCGAATGATGGGATTTGAAGCAACCTTTGGGTGGTTTACCTCAACCCATAGCATTGCTGGATTCAATGTTGCACTCATTGCCTTGATCATCGCCGCCTCTTGGCAATATCTCGGGTATACCATGGCAATGTTTTTAGCAGGGCTGAGAGGTATCCCTGACCAACTCATTGAGTCTGCACAAATAGATGGAGCGGGAGAGTTGGCTACCATGTGGTATGTCATTCTTCCCATCATCAAGCCAATTACGTTCTCTGCCATGATTGTACTCGGTCATATCTCCCTGAAGATATTTGATCTTGCGTATGCAATGACCGGTAAGGGCCCAGCATTTGTAACAGACTTTCCTGGATTGTTCATGTTTGAGACAACCTTCCGAGGAAACCACTATGCTGAAGGTGCAGCAATCTCTATTATTATGCTGATCTTGGTTGCTGTGGTAATCGTGCCGTATCTCATTTCAACACTGAGGGGGGATTCAGAATGA
- a CDS encoding CopG family antitoxin produces the protein MKNEYDFSNAGKNPNIPKLPKQQVTIRLDSATVAYFKDMAEKKGIPYQNIINLYLTDCMLKKKELNVSFE, from the coding sequence ATGAAAAACGAATATGATTTCTCAAATGCTGGTAAGAATCCCAATATCCCGAAACTACCCAAACAACAAGTAACCATTCGACTGGACTCTGCAACAGTTGCCTATTTCAAGGACATGGCAGAGAAGAAGGGTATTCCATATCAGAATATCATAAACCTCTATCTCACGGATTGTATGTTGAAGAAAAAAGAGCTGAATGTTTCGTTTGAGTAG
- a CDS encoding ABC transporter substrate-binding protein, whose product MKRLLSVLLVLLMLTSFLSAAGTAETGAKQEKQQVLHVMMSSGDAGPGNIRKALDSAAELMGITLQYDVIPDDQMLNVTNTRLVTGNAGDIIVHNFGLTDVSAKDLAPLSGPWVEKITSTTKPLTKDGQGNVLKAPLGGESNMGLLYNKEVLEASGVSLPIMDYGQFITALKQVKDAGYTPVYISNKEVWTAQILLLTSMTSVFANNPEVVEGIVTNTLKPSDVPELVALWENALSLKTMGLINKDYMSATNDMALEALASGEVAFYAMLDNAYGTLKEFYPESVDAIGMMYTPLWDDVEDGYVLFGTATNYLSAVAESTNLDLAKEFINTMLTEQPLKTYYELVPGAVPYTDLGFSLNMSPFNREMKEYAKMLPSLGDFNNSTYNGETPLEPFYGKFNEQIQGLFAGLSVEDALERWYEAYAADAQARRVPGF is encoded by the coding sequence ATGAAACGATTACTAAGTGTTTTGCTCGTTTTGCTGATGCTCACTAGTTTCTTGAGTGCCGCAGGGACGGCAGAGACTGGGGCGAAGCAAGAAAAACAGCAAGTTCTGCATGTGATGATGAGTTCTGGTGATGCAGGTCCAGGAAATATCCGGAAAGCTCTCGATTCTGCTGCAGAGCTCATGGGTATTACCCTGCAGTATGATGTAATTCCTGATGACCAGATGCTTAATGTTACAAACACACGGTTGGTTACAGGTAATGCCGGAGATATCATTGTCCATAACTTTGGGCTTACGGATGTATCTGCAAAGGACCTAGCTCCGCTGAGTGGACCTTGGGTAGAGAAAATTACCAGTACCACAAAACCACTTACGAAGGATGGGCAAGGCAATGTGTTGAAAGCTCCGCTTGGTGGAGAGTCTAACATGGGTCTCCTATACAACAAGGAAGTTTTGGAAGCGAGTGGTGTTTCCTTGCCAATCATGGACTATGGACAGTTCATCACTGCGTTAAAACAGGTGAAGGATGCAGGCTATACTCCAGTATATATCTCCAACAAGGAAGTCTGGACTGCGCAAATTCTTTTGCTTACATCCATGACGAGTGTCTTTGCCAATAATCCTGAAGTTGTCGAAGGTATTGTTACCAATACTCTCAAGCCGAGTGATGTACCAGAGCTGGTTGCACTATGGGAGAATGCGCTGTCCCTCAAGACAATGGGATTGATTAATAAAGATTACATGTCTGCAACCAATGATATGGCGCTTGAAGCTCTTGCCAGCGGTGAAGTTGCTTTCTATGCGATGCTGGACAATGCATACGGAACCCTCAAAGAGTTCTATCCAGAATCAGTTGATGCCATTGGAATGATGTATACCCCTCTTTGGGATGATGTTGAGGATGGGTATGTACTGTTTGGAACTGCCACCAACTATCTCTCTGCTGTTGCAGAAAGCACAAATCTGGATCTTGCAAAAGAGTTCATCAATACCATGCTAACTGAACAACCGTTGAAGACCTATTATGAATTAGTACCTGGAGCTGTCCCCTATACGGATCTTGGGTTCTCTTTGAATATGAGCCCGTTCAATCGAGAGATGAAGGAGTATGCAAAGATGCTCCCATCCCTTGGTGATTTCAATAATAGTACCTATAACGGTGAGACCCCATTGGAGCCCTTCTATGGGAAGTTCAATGAACAGATACAAGGCCTATTTGCTGGTCTTTCAGTTGAGGATGCACTAGAGCGTTGGTATGAAGCCTATGCTGCAGATGCACAAGCCCGTCGTGTTCCTGGTTTCTAA
- a CDS encoding sodium-independent anion transporter, whose translation MVDDQLIFSQELGEYDKRIRIVEINGPMFFGSVFHLLNIEEKLDKGYKILILRFRYVPIVDSDGIAKLRVLLSDMKKKDIQVLFSGLNDNLKEKFLKHHLIAESSIFPNIEEAMISSHERLKL comes from the coding sequence TTGGTCGATGACCAGTTGATCTTCTCCCAAGAGCTTGGGGAGTATGACAAGAGGATACGGATTGTGGAGATCAACGGCCCCATGTTCTTTGGATCGGTATTCCATCTCTTGAACATTGAAGAGAAACTCGATAAAGGCTACAAGATTCTTATCCTGCGTTTCCGTTATGTGCCCATCGTAGACTCTGATGGAATAGCGAAGCTGAGAGTACTTCTCTCCGATATGAAGAAGAAGGATATCCAGGTACTCTTCAGTGGTCTGAACGACAACCTGAAGGAGAAATTCCTGAAACACCATCTCATAGCGGAATCCTCCATCTTCCCAAACATTGAAGAGGCAATGATTAGTAGCCATGAGAGGTTGAAGTTATAG
- a CDS encoding MBL fold metallo-hydrolase — MQLLPDIYVVGGSLVGLTGSQVSGPFDDCNVYALDLGSEILLIDTGNGDSWPMIQENMQQWGLDTRKITTALITHPHYDHAQGAHLLQDAGIKLVAHAYTADAMEKGDERCCGYLYHRVFTPVSVDRILEDDEQFSVGSLSVQSIHLPGHTLGCTGFLISWRGKKVLFSGDVIGTLGYGHFGWNGSIDFDKQVYIKTLLKLSKIDFDVMLPGHGLASFTHPRERVEESLNEALMVWR, encoded by the coding sequence ATGCAGTTGCTTCCAGATATATATGTAGTTGGAGGAAGTCTCGTTGGCCTGACTGGAAGCCAAGTGAGCGGTCCTTTTGATGATTGCAATGTGTATGCACTTGATCTTGGATCCGAGATCCTCCTTATAGATACAGGCAATGGTGACTCTTGGCCTATGATCCAGGAGAATATGCAGCAATGGGGACTTGATACGAGAAAGATTACAACTGCCTTGATCACGCACCCTCATTATGATCATGCCCAGGGGGCTCATCTCCTACAAGATGCAGGAATAAAGCTTGTTGCTCATGCCTATACGGCTGATGCGATGGAGAAGGGGGATGAGCGATGTTGTGGATACCTGTACCATCGTGTATTTACTCCAGTATCTGTCGATCGAATCTTGGAGGATGATGAACAGTTCTCTGTTGGTTCCCTCTCGGTCCAATCAATCCATCTCCCTGGTCATACCCTTGGATGTACAGGGTTCTTGATCTCATGGAGGGGAAAGAAGGTTCTCTTCTCTGGTGACGTAATCGGTACATTGGGGTATGGTCACTTTGGCTGGAATGGCTCTATCGACTTTGACAAGCAGGTGTATATCAAAACGCTTTTAAAGCTTTCAAAGATAGATTTTGACGTCATGCTTCCCGGACATGGCCTTGCATCTTTCACTCATCCAAGAGAGCGGGTAGAAGAGAGCCTAAATGAAGCTCTGATGGTATGGCGTTAG
- a CDS encoding SIS domain-containing protein, whose protein sequence is MIYTLDQLLERYPQLKCITRNLAAARDLVVKKAQEGKLFLVAGNGGSSADADHIVGELMKSFARKRPIEDETARQLSNIGGETGSRIASNLEGAVKAICLSSHQALSTAFMNDVDPSLVYAQQVYGYGDPGDIFIGISTSGNAKNVVSAALVARAKGLSVLGLTGEAGGALKEHCDVCIQVPERETFKVQELHLPIYHWLCIEIEAALWP, encoded by the coding sequence ATGATATATACATTGGATCAATTGCTAGAACGTTACCCACAACTAAAGTGCATAACCAGGAATTTAGCAGCGGCTCGGGATCTGGTGGTGAAGAAAGCTCAAGAAGGAAAACTTTTCTTGGTTGCAGGCAATGGTGGGAGTAGCGCCGATGCTGATCATATTGTAGGCGAACTTATGAAGTCGTTCGCTCGTAAACGCCCGATAGAAGATGAAACAGCTCGACAATTGAGTAATATTGGGGGAGAGACAGGGAGTCGAATAGCTTCCAATTTGGAGGGAGCGGTAAAGGCAATCTGCTTATCGAGTCACCAAGCGCTTTCAACAGCTTTCATGAATGATGTTGACCCTTCCCTCGTGTATGCACAACAGGTATATGGGTATGGTGATCCTGGTGATATCTTTATCGGGATATCGACTTCAGGCAATGCAAAGAATGTGGTGAGTGCAGCGTTGGTGGCACGAGCAAAAGGTTTGTCGGTACTTGGTTTGACAGGTGAAGCCGGTGGTGCATTAAAAGAGCATTGTGATGTATGCATTCAGGTTCCTGAACGTGAAACATTCAAGGTCCAAGAACTGCATCTCCCTATTTATCATTGGCTATGCATCGAAATCGAGGCAGCTCTTTGGCCATAG
- a CDS encoding ROK family protein: MESQKYIGIDIGGTKTAISLGDSEGRLINKRKFLTPSGVEEVLESIFVEVELLLSPSHSLSEIKAIGISCGGPLDSKRGIIQSPPNLPGWDDIPIVDIVSEHFGIATYLENDANACALAEWYWGNGKGYDSIIFLTFGTGLGAGLILDGALYRGTNGLAGEVGHWRMADTGPYCYYKRGSWESYVSGAGISGLYEIATGKTVSAQKVCQLVKEGDSTAVHVIEQSAKMLGSGLALLIDLLNPQRIIIGSIYSRDEDLFRPIMDQVLREETLSVPYSSCEIVPSLLGEQLGDMAALGIARDHSMRRER, translated from the coding sequence ATGGAATCACAGAAATATATTGGTATTGATATTGGCGGTACAAAAACAGCTATCAGCCTTGGGGATAGCGAAGGTCGGCTCATCAATAAGCGGAAGTTTCTGACTCCGTCTGGAGTTGAGGAAGTGTTAGAAAGCATTTTTGTAGAGGTTGAACTACTACTGTCTCCTTCCCACTCCCTTAGTGAAATTAAGGCCATTGGCATTTCATGTGGGGGGCCTCTTGATAGCAAGCGTGGAATCATACAATCACCTCCCAACCTGCCCGGTTGGGATGATATTCCAATTGTGGACATTGTATCAGAGCATTTTGGCATTGCAACGTATCTGGAAAATGATGCGAATGCCTGTGCCTTGGCCGAATGGTATTGGGGTAATGGAAAAGGGTATGACTCAATCATTTTCTTGACCTTCGGTACTGGGTTGGGCGCTGGCTTGATCTTGGATGGTGCTCTCTATCGGGGAACCAATGGCCTCGCTGGGGAAGTTGGGCATTGGAGGATGGCTGATACGGGTCCCTATTGTTACTACAAGAGAGGATCATGGGAGAGCTACGTCAGTGGTGCAGGTATATCCGGTCTGTATGAAATTGCAACCGGGAAAACAGTGAGTGCCCAAAAGGTTTGCCAGCTGGTCAAGGAAGGCGATTCTACTGCGGTGCATGTCATTGAACAGAGTGCAAAGATGTTGGGATCAGGTCTAGCCCTCTTGATTGATTTACTTAATCCACAGCGAATTATTATTGGAAGTATCTATAGCAGGGACGAGGATTTGTTCCGGCCAATAATGGACCAAGTGCTACGCGAGGAAACGCTAAGTGTTCCCTACTCCAGTTGTGAGATAGTACCATCCTTGCTTGGAGAACAGCTGGGAGATATGGCAGCCTTAGGAATTGCTAGAGACCATAGTATGAGGAGAGAGCGATGA
- a CDS encoding carbohydrate ABC transporter permease: MITKKSSKILKYTLAYIAVFLFLFPLYVVFNNSLKPFADVRISEMWIPAQNISFEGYAEAFVKLGQNIQNSFMLVIPVSLFSVIFGAIIGFIFAKVKFRYSNIIFALVIFGMFIPYQSILIPLVRTMNTVGLYGHLSGLIVTHIIYGLPISSLMFRNYYAKLPDELLEAGMIDGLRLGGVFRKVVVPISLPTMVVVLIWQFTSVWNDFLFAVTLTQRPSIQPITVALQNLAGTQVIEWNVQMAGALIAAIPTLLVYIFLGKYFIQGLLSGSVKG; the protein is encoded by the coding sequence ATGATTACCAAAAAATCAAGCAAGATACTTAAATACACGCTAGCGTATATTGCGGTTTTTCTCTTCCTGTTTCCTCTTTATGTGGTTTTCAATAATAGTCTGAAACCATTTGCAGATGTAAGAATCAGCGAGATGTGGATTCCAGCTCAAAATATATCGTTTGAGGGTTATGCTGAAGCGTTCGTCAAACTTGGCCAGAATATTCAGAACAGTTTTATGCTTGTAATTCCTGTTAGCCTCTTTTCTGTAATTTTTGGAGCTATCATAGGGTTCATTTTTGCAAAAGTTAAATTCAGGTACTCCAATATCATCTTCGCTTTGGTCATCTTCGGTATGTTTATTCCTTACCAAAGTATCTTGATCCCTCTCGTTCGTACCATGAATACCGTAGGGTTATATGGTCATCTCTCTGGACTGATAGTGACTCATATCATCTACGGATTACCCATCTCGTCTCTCATGTTCCGGAATTACTATGCGAAACTCCCTGATGAGTTGCTTGAAGCTGGGATGATTGACGGACTCCGCCTTGGTGGGGTGTTTCGGAAAGTGGTTGTTCCCATTTCTCTGCCTACCATGGTCGTGGTGCTTATCTGGCAGTTCACCAGTGTCTGGAATGATTTCCTTTTTGCAGTCACCTTGACGCAGAGGCCTTCCATCCAGCCAATTACTGTTGCCCTGCAGAATTTGGCAGGAACACAAGTGATAGAATGGAATGTACAGATGGCGGGTGCCTTGATTGCAGCGATTCCAACGTTGCTTGTATATATTTTCCTCGGAAAGTATTTCATTCAAGGACTCCTCTCCGGTTCAGTGAAGGGTTAG